The Roseovarius indicus genome has a segment encoding these proteins:
- the dprA gene encoding DNA-processing protein DprA, which translates to MSEDTHPSTHPPLPPTTEDDRISWLRLLRSRRVGPSTFYRLIAENGTVSAALDALPELARASGAKDYAPCPAGVAEAELAAARAVGARMVTIGDASYPAQLAETADAPPLLWMLGDISALSRPMIALVGARNASSLGLRMARALAKELAEAGYVVVSGLARGIDTAAHTAACETGTIAVLASGVDVIYPAENARLGDDLLAKGLRLSEQPMGLVPQARHFPSRNRIISGMAQAVVVVEAAAKSGSLITARTALDQGREVVAVPGHPFDARASGCNMLVRDGATLVRNAADVIEALPAATPHPIEETAPELPLSSHPEPPQPDTTQPDATQAVPPPDTRSLRETAKLHSQILHRDILQRLGPTPLAEDQLIRDLSAPAAAVAPVLTDLELDGRIIRHPGGLVSRSA; encoded by the coding sequence ATGTCCGAGGATACACATCCTTCCACTCACCCCCCACTCCCACCCACCACGGAAGATGATCGGATATCGTGGCTCCGTTTGCTGCGTTCACGGCGGGTCGGCCCGTCGACCTTTTACCGCCTGATCGCCGAGAACGGCACGGTTTCCGCAGCGCTCGACGCCCTGCCCGAGCTCGCCCGCGCCTCCGGCGCCAAGGATTACGCTCCCTGTCCCGCCGGCGTGGCCGAGGCCGAACTGGCCGCCGCCCGCGCCGTGGGCGCCCGCATGGTCACGATCGGCGATGCCAGCTACCCCGCGCAGCTTGCCGAAACCGCCGACGCCCCGCCGCTCTTGTGGATGTTGGGCGACATCTCGGCCCTCTCCCGCCCGATGATCGCCCTTGTCGGCGCACGCAATGCCTCCTCTCTCGGCCTGCGCATGGCCCGTGCCCTCGCAAAAGAGCTCGCCGAGGCGGGCTACGTCGTCGTTTCCGGCCTTGCCCGCGGCATCGACACGGCCGCCCACACCGCGGCCTGCGAAACCGGCACGATTGCCGTACTGGCCAGCGGCGTCGACGTGATCTACCCGGCGGAAAACGCGCGCCTCGGCGATGACCTTCTCGCCAAAGGGCTGCGCCTCTCGGAGCAGCCGATGGGCCTCGTCCCGCAAGCCCGGCACTTTCCCTCCCGCAACCGCATCATCTCCGGCATGGCGCAGGCCGTCGTGGTGGTCGAGGCGGCGGCGAAATCCGGCTCCCTCATCACCGCCCGAACCGCCCTCGACCAGGGGCGTGAGGTGGTCGCCGTGCCCGGCCACCCGTTCGACGCCCGCGCCTCGGGCTGCAACATGCTGGTCCGCGACGGCGCCACGCTCGTTCGCAACGCGGCCGACGTGATCGAGGCGCTACCCGCCGCCACCCCACACCCGATCGAAGAAACCGCACCCGAACTGCCGCTCTCCAGCCACCCCGAGCCTCCCCAGCCTGATACCACCCAGCCTGACGCAACCCAGGCCGTGCCGCCGCCCGACACGCGCAGCCTGCGCGAAACCGCGAAACTTCACAGCCAGATCCTGCACCGCGACATCCTCCAACGCCTCGGCCCCACGCCATTGGCCGAGGATCAGCTGATCCGCGACCTGTCGGCGCCCGCGGCGGCGGTCGCCCCGGTTCTGACCGATCTCGAACTCGACGGTCGCATCATCCGTCATCCCGGCGGCCTCGTCTCGCGAAGTGCATGA
- a CDS encoding acyltransferase family protein translates to MHYRPDIDGLRTVAVVPVIVFHAGLGLSGGFVGVDVFFVISGYLITTLLLGELYENRFSLVDFYERRARRILPALFAVMALTTVAALLLMTPTDLVNYAKSAASTTAFLANIWFYTQEGYFTEAAELKPLLHTWSLGVEEQYYVLFPPLLWLAFRVGRSLPPALLLTLAGLLSFALSVHATATAPEAAFYLPQYRIWELLLGSSLALIARRGWLDRAARNRLLTGPLGLIGLAMIATAILAYGPETPFPGTAALLPCLGATLVIWSGTGGHTPSARLLSTPPMVWIGKLSYSLYLWHWPIIAFAVYRKGDDLSVTEGIACLALALLLSALSWRFVEQPFRDRKRLSRRAIFTSSAAAAAVVAVMATYVTQRDGLPARMPQSFLDLTDTGPLMQPLADCHFVTPARAHTGDVCLRGAPDTPASFVFIGDSHAFALTPAIFTAAETLGLAGYQYTYPGFRPLAGVDKPGYPEFRQQVDALIAFLEARPEVETLYVTAFWQHQMTGYTYRTEGDIWTDGGYEGQGTAYNPTATLNGLTRLAQRLPDRRIVLLDDVPAGDALHLPTQARRLLFGHDVTLGLPRATADAQRATYAPAFERLAQENDQILFEPLLASLCGPEICPLFDGETLLFRDGDHLSHQGALRLTGAARELLQRTLKAPNG, encoded by the coding sequence TTGCATTATCGCCCCGACATCGACGGTCTGCGCACGGTCGCGGTGGTGCCGGTCATCGTCTTCCACGCCGGGCTGGGCCTTTCCGGCGGCTTCGTCGGCGTCGACGTCTTCTTCGTCATCTCCGGCTACCTGATCACGACGCTCCTGCTGGGCGAGCTTTACGAGAACCGCTTCTCCCTCGTCGATTTCTACGAACGCCGCGCCCGCCGCATCCTGCCGGCCCTCTTCGCCGTCATGGCGCTCACCACCGTCGCCGCGCTCCTCCTCATGACGCCCACCGACCTGGTGAACTACGCCAAGAGCGCCGCCTCCACCACGGCCTTCCTCGCCAATATCTGGTTCTACACGCAAGAGGGCTATTTCACCGAAGCGGCCGAGCTCAAGCCCCTCCTCCACACCTGGTCGCTCGGCGTGGAGGAGCAATACTACGTCCTCTTCCCGCCGCTCCTCTGGCTCGCCTTCCGCGTCGGGCGCAGCCTCCCCCCCGCCCTCCTCCTCACGCTCGCCGGCCTCCTCTCCTTCGCCCTCTCGGTCCACGCCACCGCCACCGCGCCCGAGGCCGCCTTCTACCTCCCCCAATACCGTATCTGGGAGCTACTCCTTGGCTCCAGCCTCGCGCTGATCGCCCGCCGCGGCTGGCTCGACCGCGCCGCCCGCAACCGCCTCCTGACCGGCCCGCTCGGGCTCATCGGCCTCGCGATGATCGCCACGGCGATCCTCGCCTACGGGCCCGAAACCCCCTTCCCCGGCACCGCGGCCCTCCTCCCCTGCCTCGGCGCCACCCTCGTCATCTGGTCCGGCACCGGCGGCCACACACCCTCGGCGCGCCTCCTATCCACCCCGCCGATGGTCTGGATCGGCAAGCTCTCCTATTCCCTCTACCTCTGGCACTGGCCGATCATCGCCTTCGCCGTCTACCGCAAGGGCGATGACCTCTCCGTCACCGAAGGCATCGCCTGCCTCGCCCTCGCCCTCCTCCTCTCGGCCCTCTCCTGGCGTTTCGTCGAACAGCCCTTCCGCGATCGCAAACGCCTCTCCCGCCGGGCCATCTTCACCAGTTCCGCCGCCGCGGCCGCCGTCGTGGCCGTCATGGCCACCTACGTCACCCAGCGCGATGGCCTGCCCGCCCGCATGCCGCAATCCTTCCTCGACCTCACCGATACCGGCCCGCTCATGCAACCCCTTGCCGACTGCCACTTCGTCACCCCGGCCCGGGCGCACACAGGCGATGTCTGCCTGCGCGGCGCCCCCGATACACCGGCCAGCTTCGTCTTCATCGGCGACAGCCACGCCTTCGCCCTCACCCCGGCCATCTTCACCGCCGCCGAAACCCTGGGCCTTGCCGGCTACCAGTATACCTACCCCGGCTTCCGCCCCCTCGCCGGCGTCGACAAACCCGGCTACCCGGAATTCCGCCAACAGGTCGACGCCCTCATCGCCTTCCTCGAGGCCCGCCCCGAGGTCGAAACCCTCTACGTCACCGCCTTCTGGCAGCACCAGATGACCGGCTACACCTACCGCACCGAGGGCGACATCTGGACAGACGGCGGCTACGAAGGCCAGGGCACCGCCTACAACCCCACCGCCACCCTCAATGGCCTCACCCGCCTCGCCCAACGCCTGCCCGACCGCCGCATCGTCCTCCTCGACGACGTCCCCGCCGGAGATGCGCTCCACCTCCCGACCCAGGCCCGCCGCCTGCTTTTCGGCCATGACGTCACCCTCGGCCTGCCCCGCGCCACCGCCGACGCACAGCGCGCCACCTACGCCCCCGCCTTCGAACGCCTCGCACAAGAGAACGACCAGATCCTCTTCGAGCCCCTCCTCGCCTCTCTCTGCGGCCCCGAGATCTGCCCGCTCTTCGACGGCGAGACCCTGCTTTTCCGCGACGGCGACCATCTCAGCCACCAGGGCGCCCTTCGCCTCACCGGCGCGGCCCGGGAGCTTCTGCAACGCACCCTCAAGGCCCCGAACGGCTGA